A genomic window from Salvelinus namaycush isolate Seneca chromosome 21, SaNama_1.0, whole genome shotgun sequence includes:
- the LOC120065887 gene encoding sodium- and chloride-dependent glycine transporter 2-like, producing MYFFSEWSWSEKQASCPNQSVTTSPVEQNGTGTEISPTTVILGTDGNISVLPGTVTGDGDDDDEGGDENKARGNWSNKMDFILSMVGYAVGLGNVWRFPYLAFQNGGGAFLIPYLIMLGLAGIPIFLLEVSLGQFASQGPVSVWKAIPALQGCGIAMLIISVLIAIYYNIIMCWTLYYLFASLKGSLPWANCKNKWNTQHCKDKDMLLLDSCILRDGNATSIRNTTLCLSADVIGNLSKLTNITSEINKTYVSPSEEYFKYNVLNISKGIEYPGEIRWPLALCLLLAWVIVYASLAKGIKSSGKVVYFTATFPYVVLVILLVRGVTLPGAGDGILYFITPKWEKLYDAKVWKDAATQIFFSLSAGWGGLITLSSYNKFHNNCYRDTIIVTCTNSATSIFAGFVIFSVIGFMAHELKVPIEQVADEGPGIAFVVYPEALTRLPLSPFWAIIFFLMLLTLGLDTMFATIETIVTSVSDEFPRYLRKYKALFTLGCCTSFYILGYPMITENGMYMLQLVDTYAASYSLIIITIFELVGVSYIYGLKRFCEDIEMMIGFQPNMFWRVCWAFVTPTILTFILGLSLYHWKVMTYETYTYPTWSMVMGWLMVVCSVIWIPIMFCIKMHLAPGTFIQRLKLVCSPQPDWGPFLMKHRGERYKNMMDPLGTNSLGLKLPPKGLQLGQTQC from the exons ATGTATTTCTTCTCAGAATGGTCTTGGTCTGAGAAACAAG CTTCCTGTCCCAATCAAAGTGTTACAACGAGCCCAGTAGAGCAAAATGGCACGGGGACGGAGATTAGTCCCACCACTGTGATACTGGGGACAGATGGAAACATTTCGGTTCTACCTGGCACAGTGACCGGGGACGGG gatgatgatgatgaaggagGAGATGAGAATAAAGCGAGGGGAAACTGGTCCAATAAAATGGACTTCATTCTATCAATGGTTGGATATGCTGTTGGTTTGGGGAATGTCTGGAGATTCCCATACCTAGCCTTCCAAAATGGAGGAG GTGCTTTCTTGATTCCTTATCTAATCATGTTGGGCCTTGCTGGAATCCCCATATTCTTATTGGAGGTGTCCTTGGGGCAGTTTGCAAGCCAAGGACCCGTGTCCGTATGGAAAGCAATCCCTGCTCTTCAAG GTTGCGGGATTGCCATGTTGATAATATCAGTCTTGATAGCCATATACTATAACATAATAATGTGCTGGACATTGTACTACCTGTTCGCTTCGTTGAAGGGCTCACTCCCCTGGGCGAACTGCAAGAATAAATGGAACACTCAACACTGCAAGGACAAAGACATGCTTCTTCTTG ATTCATGCATTCTGCGGGATGGGAACGCCACCTCTATAAGGAATACTACACTATGTTTGTCTGCTGATGTCATTGGGAATCTGAGCAAACTCACTAACATCACATCTGAGATCAACAAAACCTATGTCAGCCCAAGTGAAGAGTATTTTAA ATATAATGTACTGAACATCTCCAAAGGAATAGAATACCCAGGGGAAATCCGCTGGCCTCTGGCCCTCTGTCTTCTCTTGGCCTGGGTTATTGTCTACGCCTCACTGGCTAAAGGAATCAAATCATCTGGGAAG GTGGTGTATTTCACGGCTACGTTCCCCTACGTGGTGCTGGTGATTCTGCTGGTCAGAGGAGTTACTCTGCCTGGAGCTGGGGATGGCATCCTCTACTTCATCACTCCCAAGTGGGAGAAACTCTACGATGCCAAGGTGTGGAAGGATGCTGCAACCCAGATCTTCTTCTCCTTGTCAGCAGGCTGGGGTGGACTTATCACGCTGTCCTCCTACAACAAGTTCCATAACAACTGCTACAG GGACACCATCATTGTGACCTGCACCAACAGTGCCACCAGCATCTTTGCAGGGTTTGTCATCTTCTCTGTCATCGGGTTTATGGCTCATGAGCTGAAAGTGCCCATCGAACAGGTGGCTGATGAGG GTCCTGGCATAGCCTTCGTAGTGTATCCAGAGGCCCTCACCagacttcctctctctcctttctgggccATCATCTTCTTCCTTATGCTACTCACCCTGGGACTGGATACCATG TTTGCCACCATTGAGACCATAGTGACGTCTGTGTCAGATGAGTTCCCCAGATATCTGAGGAAGTACAAGGCCCTCTTCACCCTGGGGTGCTGCACCTCTTTCTACATCCTGGGGTACCCCATGATCACAGAG AATGGAATGTATATGCTTCAGCTGGTGGACACATACGCAGCCTCATACTCTCTGATCATCATCACCATCTTTGAACTTGTGGGAGTTTCATACATTTATG GTCTGAAGAGGTTCTGTGAAGACATTGAAATGATGATCGGGTTCCAGCCAAACATGTTCTGGAGGGTCTGCTGGGCCTTTGTGACCCCCACCATTCTCACA TTTATCCTGGGTCTGAGTCTGTACCACTGGAAGGTGATGACCTATGAGACCTACACCTACCCCACCTGGTCCATGGTGATGGGCTGGCTCATGGTGGTGTGTTCTGTTATCTGGATCCCCATCATGTTTTGCATCAAGATGCACCTGGCCCCCGGCACCTTCATCCAG CGTCTGAAGCTAGTGTGCTCCCCTCAGCCGGACTGGGGTCCCTTCCTGATGAAGCACAGAGGAGAACGATACAAGAACATGATGGACCCGCTAGGAACCAACTCCCTGGGGCTCAAACTCCCTCCTAAAGGCCTTCAGCTGGGCCAGACCCAGTGCTAA